Proteins found in one Halarsenatibacter silvermanii genomic segment:
- a CDS encoding tyrosine-type recombinase/integrase, translating into MEQPNPRWPTGERNLALLRLMLGAGLRLSETTGLKWKRVDLRTGRIEVREGKGGKDRMLWCGDGALDALRSWRQRQTEEAGRELEHAFTAMSGGALGNPLDNRYAQEMVKRYAEKAGIEKRVTPHTLRHTFATDLLNETGNVRMVQKALGHARLSSTMIYTHVADADLEEALKGLRS; encoded by the coding sequence CTGGAGCAGCCGAACCCCCGCTGGCCCACGGGCGAGAGGAACCTGGCGCTTTTAAGGCTCATGCTGGGCGCCGGGCTCAGGCTCTCGGAGACTACGGGGCTTAAGTGGAAAAGAGTCGACCTGAGGACCGGCAGGATCGAAGTGCGGGAGGGCAAGGGCGGCAAGGACAGGATGCTCTGGTGCGGCGACGGCGCGCTGGATGCCCTCCGCTCCTGGCGCCAGCGGCAGACAGAGGAGGCCGGGAGGGAGCTAGAGCACGCCTTCACGGCCATGTCCGGCGGCGCGCTGGGCAACCCGCTCGACAACCGCTACGCCCAGGAGATGGTGAAGAGGTACGCGGAGAAGGCCGGGATCGAGAAGCGGGTGACGCCGCACACCCTGAGGCACACCTTCGCCACCGATCTCCTGAACGAGACGGGCAACGTGCGCATGGTCCAGAAGGCGCTGGGCCACGCCAGGCTATCCTCTACCATGATCTACACGCACGTGGCCGACGCCGATCTGGAGGAGGCGCTCAAAGGGCTCAGGAGCTGA
- a CDS encoding DUF3084 domain-containing protein, protein MYAFVLVIMLILLSGMIAYIGDQLGMKIGKKRISIFGLRPRYSSIIITVVTGMVIATLSVVILLSVYSGLRQALFNINEVMERLEQLDTELERRTAEVEEMEEQRDELQGRLDELRDERDELQVMVDDLSGERYELENRIEELNEELAAVSEELDEARDQLAYFRDEDIVFRRGEIIYSAVIEGGRSEDEIIADINDFLAQANAAASERPIELDDDTGMALHLQTEDILHAAQLLYNLERGERMIISLAARVNVPRHDKLRADLHLNRNFVVYDEGESIADRTIDADSSTSEIDDELRELLAEVNYHASQEGILQNIDGTVGSLDFVNFYQLVSDIQEYEGEVSVKVEASEEIWRSDRLSDNITFSIEAASGEEEAARIEFSGDEEDV, encoded by the coding sequence ATGTATGCTTTTGTGCTGGTGATAATGCTGATTTTGCTGTCGGGTATGATCGCTTACATCGGCGATCAGCTCGGCATGAAGATCGGCAAAAAACGCATATCCATTTTCGGGCTCAGGCCCCGCTATTCCTCGATCATCATTACGGTGGTGACCGGGATGGTCATCGCCACCCTGTCGGTGGTAATTCTGCTCTCGGTCTATTCCGGACTGCGGCAGGCGCTTTTCAACATCAACGAGGTCATGGAGCGGCTCGAGCAGCTCGATACCGAGCTTGAGCGCCGGACTGCGGAGGTCGAAGAGATGGAAGAACAGCGCGATGAACTGCAGGGTCGGCTCGATGAATTGAGAGACGAACGGGATGAGCTGCAGGTGATGGTCGATGATTTGAGCGGCGAGCGCTACGAGCTGGAGAATAGAATCGAGGAGCTGAACGAAGAGCTGGCCGCAGTGAGCGAGGAACTGGACGAGGCCCGGGATCAGCTGGCCTATTTCCGGGATGAGGATATCGTCTTCCGCCGCGGTGAGATAATCTATTCCGCTGTGATAGAGGGCGGGCGCAGTGAGGACGAGATTATAGCCGATATCAATGACTTTTTGGCCCAGGCCAATGCGGCTGCTTCCGAACGGCCGATCGAGCTCGATGACGATACCGGTATGGCGCTGCATCTGCAGACCGAGGATATTCTGCATGCCGCCCAGCTGCTCTATAATTTAGAGCGGGGCGAGCGGATGATAATCAGTCTGGCGGCCCGGGTCAATGTGCCCCGGCATGATAAACTGCGGGCTGATCTGCATCTTAACAGGAATTTTGTGGTCTACGATGAAGGAGAAAGCATAGCCGATCGGACCATAGATGCCGACAGCAGCACCTCCGAGATAGATGATGAATTGAGAGAGCTCCTGGCCGAGGTGAATTATCATGCTTCCCAGGAGGGAATTCTGCAGAATATCGACGGCACCGTCGGCAGCCTGGATTTTGTCAACTTCTATCAGCTGGTCAGCGATATACAGGAGTATGAAGGAGAGGTAAGCGTCAAAGTTGAAGCCAGCGAGGAGATCTGGCGCAGTGATCGTTTGAGCGATAACATTACCTTTTCCATCGAGGCGGCTTCGGGAGAGGAAGAGGCCGCCCGGATAGAATTTTCCGGAGATGAAGAGGATGTCTGA
- a CDS encoding S-layer homology domain-containing protein, with the protein MRKLTVAIALVLVLAVAAPAVQAQMEDVDEDHWAYEAVEQLVAAGVVEGYPDGEFKGEQTMTRYEMAMMVGRALDNINEDIAALEADVADLEDGLTAAQAADVTEIVQEMIAEEMPAADEGLTEQQAEEVTEIVAALTAEFEEELDEMEAEIGALEYTLETETDALWAETEGIYETLDSLEARVEELEEEDEQYEGALTMELDTIVQRLSPETTSQGTDFTLTFDHTHYITDGFEAYVEWTPDSTDHTGFAEGDVLDLTFSEELHGIPGVQFRAFHDSIESYGAQVLDLHRDAHLEATLDAADELDVSLGLDVDYVFQNELDDGLHDEQYGRMAHLGLEGSVDIVDYGVDVVDGEGAEDSSEFLLDEDEYDFLAYEVNVGVEDVVENFDFDVAYYAYDDEHDGDYDEDYDGFEANLAYDIEDTRFDVGLGYANVEAGFWAFSDETPTDHPYGALQDGYVDGDGAEKIYGELGVEDIAGFDHTFLVEYWDTDGDVSPTGDSTDDMLLEWFAERDIGEDTVLEMTLWSYQYDEDILDDEGEFDLAAAPNAEEDSVIDFELYLEHELYSW; encoded by the coding sequence ATGAGAAAGTTAACAGTAGCAATTGCTCTGGTACTGGTACTGGCAGTAGCTGCTCCTGCAGTTCAGGCCCAGATGGAAGATGTAGACGAAGATCACTGGGCATATGAAGCAGTTGAACAGTTAGTTGCCGCCGGTGTCGTAGAAGGTTATCCGGATGGCGAGTTCAAAGGCGAACAGACCATGACCCGTTACGAAATGGCAATGATGGTTGGCAGAGCTCTGGATAACATCAACGAAGATATCGCAGCTCTGGAAGCAGACGTTGCTGATCTCGAAGACGGCCTTACCGCCGCTCAGGCAGCAGACGTCACTGAAATAGTACAGGAAATGATCGCCGAAGAGATGCCCGCTGCAGACGAAGGGCTCACCGAACAGCAGGCTGAAGAGGTAACTGAAATAGTTGCCGCTCTGACTGCTGAATTTGAAGAAGAGCTCGACGAGATGGAAGCAGAGATCGGCGCACTCGAATATACTCTGGAAACTGAAACCGATGCTCTTTGGGCCGAAACCGAAGGCATCTATGAGACTCTTGACAGCTTAGAAGCAAGAGTCGAAGAGCTCGAGGAGGAGGACGAGCAGTACGAGGGCGCTCTGACCATGGAGCTCGATACTATAGTTCAGAGGCTCTCTCCCGAGACCACCAGTCAAGGGACCGACTTCACGCTCACCTTCGACCATACTCACTATATCACCGACGGTTTCGAGGCGTACGTAGAGTGGACTCCCGATAGCACGGACCACACTGGCTTCGCCGAGGGCGACGTGCTGGACCTCACCTTCAGCGAGGAGCTGCACGGGATACCCGGAGTACAGTTCAGGGCATTCCACGACAGCATAGAATCCTACGGCGCGCAGGTGCTCGACCTGCACAGGGACGCCCATCTCGAGGCCACCCTGGACGCCGCCGACGAGCTAGACGTGTCGCTGGGTCTCGACGTGGACTACGTCTTCCAGAACGAACTGGATGATGGACTCCACGACGAGCAGTACGGCCGCATGGCCCACCTCGGACTTGAGGGTTCTGTAGACATTGTTGACTACGGCGTCGACGTCGTCGACGGAGAGGGCGCTGAAGATAGCAGCGAATTTCTCTTAGATGAAGATGAGTATGACTTCTTGGCCTACGAGGTAAATGTCGGCGTTGAAGACGTAGTGGAGAACTTCGACTTCGACGTTGCCTATTACGCTTATGATGATGAACATGATGGTGATTATGACGAAGATTACGACGGTTTCGAGGCTAACCTGGCCTACGACATAGAGGACACCAGGTTCGACGTCGGATTAGGCTATGCCAACGTAGAGGCCGGTTTCTGGGCGTTTTCCGACGAGACTCCCACCGACCATCCTTACGGCGCCCTGCAGGACGGTTATGTTGACGGCGATGGCGCCGAGAAGATATACGGCGAGCTCGGCGTGGAGGACATTGCCGGTTTTGATCACACCTTCCTGGTCGAGTACTGGGACACCGATGGTGACGTGTCACCTACAGGTGACAGCACTGATGACATGCTTCTAGAATGGTTTGCTGAGAGGGACATCGGTGAGGACACGGTACTCGAAATGACTCTTTGGAGTTATCAGTACGATGAGGATATACTTGATGACGAAGGTGAATTTGATCTTGCGGCTGCTCCTAATGCCGAGGAAGACAGTGTAATAGACTTTGAGCTCTATCTCGAGCACGAGCTCTACAGCTGGTAA
- a CDS encoding tyrosine-type recombinase/integrase: MLLQDVIGEYLDDLEGRNYSEKTTGDYGNELKRFRLWVEGEFNGPVYAEELAEGTVEDYFSHLDRDGISPVYRNKILYILRGFFEHTSARGITGELTGGMRLAKTRSKQRDYLTDREMGGVLEAMGNPLIRQVTIFLYNTGARIGECLSLELGDLDFKNREIKIRKGKGNKDRRLPMNTRLAEELAAYIEGTRPEMGTERVFISPLSGGLSQSYYNRRLKRAVRKAGIENKQITAHCIRHSTAMRMREQGVDIYTIKEQLGHEEIATTSIYLHSEMEEMKKAVETI, from the coding sequence ATGCTTCTGCAGGACGTCATTGGCGAGTACCTTGATGATCTGGAGGGAAGAAACTACTCGGAGAAGACCACCGGCGATTATGGAAACGAGCTAAAAAGGTTCCGGCTCTGGGTCGAGGGCGAATTCAACGGCCCGGTCTACGCTGAAGAGCTTGCGGAGGGCACGGTCGAAGACTATTTCTCTCACCTTGACCGGGATGGCATCTCCCCGGTCTATCGCAACAAGATACTCTACATTCTGAGGGGATTTTTCGAGCACACATCCGCCCGAGGGATCACGGGCGAACTGACCGGCGGGATGAGGCTTGCCAAAACCAGATCGAAGCAGAGGGATTACCTCACCGACCGGGAGATGGGTGGGGTTTTGGAGGCCATGGGCAACCCGCTCATCCGGCAGGTTACGATCTTCCTCTACAACACCGGCGCCCGGATCGGGGAGTGTCTGAGCCTGGAGCTTGGGGATCTGGACTTCAAGAACAGGGAGATCAAGATCAGGAAGGGCAAGGGCAACAAGGACAGGAGGCTGCCGATGAACACCCGGCTGGCGGAGGAGCTTGCTGCTTACATCGAAGGAACCAGGCCCGAGATGGGTACGGAGAGAGTCTTCATCTCTCCTCTCTCCGGCGGGCTCTCCCAGAGCTACTACAACCGCAGGCTGAAGCGGGCGGTGCGGAAGGCCGGGATCGAAAACAAGCAGATCACCGCCCACTGCATCCGCCACAGCACGGCCATGAGGATGAGGGAACAGGGTGTGGACATCTACACGATCAAGGAGCAGCTGGGTCATGAGGAGATCGCCACCACCTCAATCTACCTTCACAGCGAGATGGAAGAGATGAAAAAAGCTGTCGAGACAATCTAG
- a CDS encoding S-layer homology domain-containing protein, whose protein sequence is MKFKLSKILPIIAFILIFTLAFNAASTEILAEENEDDIEGENADLEETLELEDLEEDHWAYQAVTQLLELGIIEGYPEGEYRGEETIDRYEMAVIIDGLLATIEDSLQEVMEQMEAAEELSRAQLEEVVGLAEEVIAEEMEADLEGLADEEAEEVTYIVQGFIEEFEEDLAGLREDAEGIEAYLSEALEDFELETEEIEERIESLQERLDELEEEEKDYEGSLKFEIDTIINRIHPETVSDETDYGLTFAHRHDFYEGASIYTEWSPDTTEGFAEGDVLRIELDEDLHGLPGMRFTAMHDDYVSPEEHIFDIKRDAYLQTDFAIDDEVDLTLGADWDYIFSNELDTDDMIDESQLVNLTLGGTVDLFDFAFEVSDYETADGYEEIGENDLDMEGYSFQSIEAYFRYRQVIENLDFRFSYYDQDDEAEEITVNGGEIDDFDEDYSGIEVGASYDYGDRYSFHLDYGVIEAGLWPYSDGTLTDHPAELLQLGAEGIDEGLVNYESSFLSLQLDADDILDFDHYFLLERWDTDRELYDLDDDMEDYKFEWGMERMVTDSTELGLYTHYTSFDDDVLDDQGELADDFEGEEDSRVDFEVFVEHELYSW, encoded by the coding sequence ATGAAATTCAAGCTGTCGAAAATACTGCCGATCATAGCATTCATACTTATTTTTACGCTGGCATTTAACGCCGCTTCGACCGAAATTTTAGCCGAAGAGAATGAAGATGATATTGAGGGTGAGAATGCAGATCTGGAGGAAACTCTGGAGCTGGAGGATTTGGAGGAGGATCACTGGGCCTATCAGGCTGTAACTCAGCTGCTGGAGCTGGGCATCATTGAAGGTTATCCGGAGGGCGAATACAGAGGCGAGGAGACCATTGATCGATACGAGATGGCTGTTATAATAGACGGTCTTTTGGCGACGATAGAAGACAGTCTGCAGGAAGTTATGGAGCAGATGGAAGCTGCCGAAGAGCTTTCTCGGGCACAGCTGGAGGAAGTTGTTGGTCTGGCTGAAGAGGTAATAGCCGAGGAGATGGAGGCTGATCTGGAGGGTCTGGCCGATGAAGAGGCTGAGGAAGTGACCTACATAGTTCAGGGGTTTATTGAAGAATTTGAAGAGGATCTGGCCGGTCTGAGAGAGGATGCTGAAGGTATTGAGGCGTATTTAAGCGAGGCTTTAGAAGATTTTGAGCTGGAGACAGAAGAGATAGAGGAGAGAATTGAATCTCTGCAGGAAAGACTTGATGAGCTGGAGGAGGAAGAAAAGGATTACGAAGGCAGTTTGAAGTTTGAGATAGATACGATAATCAACCGAATTCATCCCGAGACGGTTAGCGATGAAACAGATTATGGTCTTACCTTTGCCCACAGGCATGATTTTTACGAGGGAGCCAGCATCTACACCGAATGGTCTCCCGATACGACCGAGGGTTTTGCCGAGGGAGATGTGCTGAGAATAGAACTGGACGAGGATCTGCACGGCCTTCCCGGCATGAGGTTTACGGCCATGCATGACGATTATGTTTCGCCGGAGGAGCATATTTTTGATATAAAACGGGATGCCTATCTGCAGACAGATTTTGCCATCGATGATGAGGTGGATTTAACTCTGGGAGCAGACTGGGATTATATTTTCAGCAACGAGCTGGATACCGACGATATGATAGATGAAAGTCAGCTGGTCAATCTCACCCTGGGCGGTACGGTTGATCTCTTTGATTTTGCTTTTGAGGTTTCCGACTATGAGACGGCTGATGGATATGAGGAGATCGGAGAGAATGATCTCGATATGGAGGGTTACAGCTTTCAATCCATCGAGGCATATTTTCGCTATCGGCAGGTAATTGAAAATCTGGACTTTAGATTTTCCTATTACGATCAGGATGATGAGGCCGAGGAAATAACGGTGAACGGTGGGGAGATAGATGATTTTGATGAAGATTACAGCGGTATTGAGGTGGGAGCCAGTTACGATTACGGCGATAGATATTCCTTTCATCTGGATTATGGAGTGATAGAGGCCGGGCTCTGGCCCTACAGCGACGGAACTTTGACCGATCATCCCGCTGAACTGCTGCAGCTGGGAGCAGAGGGAATAGATGAGGGACTGGTCAATTATGAATCTAGCTTTTTGAGTCTGCAGCTCGATGCTGATGATATTCTGGATTTCGATCATTACTTCCTCCTTGAACGCTGGGATACCGACAGGGAGCTTTACGATCTTGATGATGATATGGAAGATTATAAATTCGAATGGGGCATGGAGAGAATGGTGACCGACTCCACCGAGCTGGGACTTTATACCCATTATACTTCCTTCGATGATGATGTGCTCGATGATCAGGGAGAGCTGGCCGATGATTTTGAGGGCGAAGAGGACAGCCGCGTTGATTTTGAGGTCTTCGTCGAACATGAACTTTATTCCTGGTAA
- a CDS encoding DUF2958 domain-containing protein yields the protein MRERLPTPEEIREEDDPKALAKFFHPTSGWSWYATAFDPEREIFLGLVDGQFLEYGTFSLAELEKASGALGLGVERDRFFDPLPISKLREKLERGEHV from the coding sequence ATGAGAGAAAGGCTGCCGACTCCTGAGGAAATTCGGGAAGAAGACGATCCCAAAGCGCTGGCAAAGTTCTTCCACCCCACGAGCGGCTGGTCGTGGTACGCCACGGCGTTCGACCCCGAGAGGGAGATCTTCCTGGGGCTTGTAGACGGCCAGTTCCTGGAGTACGGCACGTTCTCCCTGGCGGAGCTGGAAAAGGCTTCGGGCGCTCTGGGGCTGGGGGTAGAGCGCGACAGGTTCTTCGATCCCCTGCCCATCTCTAAACTTAGGGAGAAGCTCGAGAGGGGAGAGCACGTGTGA
- a CDS encoding PAS domain S-box protein: MAEAFNNLEECRQILETQQEMICKYKPDTTLTFVNRAYCEMAGRSREELVGKRVLDIFPEENHDVIRKNISKLGQENEKNSYEYPIKMPDGRMRFHEWSQHAFFDEEGELKEILAVGRDITERVEARDRLEEALDYRNSILEVIPDIIIHYDSEGKYLDIMTSQEDKLISPKEELLGRRIEEVFPAEEGQRFKEKIQMALNTCEIQTLEYCIPTPAGEKWFEARITSLNDEEVISLIIDITERKNQEKELELSQFALDMAPVGIFLVSPEGVFDYVNQEAAEMLDYSREELTGRKISDINPDFPEKRRAERFERVKRGKADKIIEVELETSGGERFPAEVMRSYIGYKDYEYELTFVRSIVERKKWERQLKYKTFHDELTGLYNRTFLTQEMERLDTARQLPISVIMIDVNGLKIINDTFGHKKGDEILQKAADILTSVTRDEDVLARYGGDEFLLFLPQTDNKIAHDIYERIERKCEEIQEDDFPLSLGMGIATKTEPDEDINDIIKEADDNMLQDKLVNNKSRKNRLVKGLLDTLGAKSDETRDHALRLKRLAQKLGKEVGVSNSELNRLALLATLHDIGKTTIPGRILTKPGDLTENEWYQIKKHPEKGYMIASASDEFAVIAEEVLSHHEHWDGSGYPRGLEGEEIPFLARIISIVDAYDVMTSGRPYKKAVKKEKALKEIKENAGSQFDPELARAFIDIMRDDDE; the protein is encoded by the coding sequence ATGGCAGAAGCGTTCAATAATCTGGAAGAATGCCGACAAATTTTGGAGACACAGCAGGAGATGATCTGCAAATATAAGCCCGATACCACCCTCACCTTCGTCAATCGGGCCTACTGCGAGATGGCCGGCAGATCCAGAGAGGAGCTTGTGGGAAAGAGGGTGCTGGATATTTTTCCCGAGGAAAATCATGATGTAATCCGGAAGAATATTTCCAAACTGGGTCAAGAGAATGAAAAAAATAGCTATGAATATCCCATAAAGATGCCGGACGGCCGGATGAGATTTCACGAATGGAGTCAGCATGCCTTCTTTGATGAAGAGGGGGAGCTGAAGGAGATTCTGGCCGTGGGCAGGGATATAACCGAGAGGGTGGAGGCTAGAGATAGGCTCGAAGAGGCGCTGGATTATAGAAATTCCATTCTGGAGGTCATTCCCGACATCATCATTCACTATGACAGCGAGGGAAAATATCTCGATATAATGACCTCGCAGGAGGATAAGCTGATCAGCCCTAAAGAGGAGCTTTTGGGCCGCAGGATAGAGGAAGTTTTTCCGGCAGAGGAAGGGCAGAGATTTAAAGAAAAGATTCAGATGGCTTTAAATACCTGCGAAATTCAGACTCTGGAATACTGTATACCCACTCCCGCCGGGGAAAAATGGTTTGAAGCCCGCATAACTTCTCTGAATGATGAGGAAGTTATCTCTCTGATAATAGATATCACCGAGAGGAAAAATCAGGAGAAGGAGCTTGAGTTATCTCAATTTGCCCTGGATATGGCTCCGGTGGGAATTTTCCTGGTCTCGCCCGAAGGGGTTTTTGATTATGTCAATCAGGAGGCGGCCGAGATGCTCGATTACAGCCGGGAGGAGCTCACCGGCCGGAAAATTTCCGATATCAATCCTGATTTTCCCGAAAAGAGGCGCGCGGAAAGATTTGAGCGGGTGAAAAGAGGTAAAGCCGATAAAATTATCGAGGTCGAACTGGAAACCAGCGGCGGAGAGAGATTTCCGGCTGAGGTGATGAGAAGTTATATCGGTTATAAGGATTACGAATACGAACTCACTTTTGTTCGGTCGATAGTCGAGAGGAAAAAATGGGAAAGACAGCTAAAATACAAAACCTTTCATGATGAGCTCACCGGGCTTTATAACCGCACCTTTTTAACCCAGGAGATGGAAAGGCTGGATACGGCCAGGCAGCTTCCCATCAGCGTAATCATGATAGATGTGAACGGGCTGAAGATAATCAATGATACCTTCGGCCACAAAAAAGGTGATGAAATACTGCAGAAAGCTGCCGATATTCTGACGAGCGTGACCAGGGATGAGGATGTGCTGGCCCGCTATGGCGGCGATGAATTTTTGTTATTTTTGCCTCAGACTGATAACAAAATCGCCCATGATATTTATGAGCGGATAGAAAGAAAATGCGAGGAGATACAGGAGGATGATTTTCCTCTTTCGCTGGGAATGGGTATAGCCACCAAAACCGAGCCGGACGAAGATATTAATGATATCATCAAAGAGGCCGATGACAATATGCTGCAGGATAAGCTGGTCAACAATAAAAGCCGCAAGAACCGGCTGGTCAAGGGTCTTCTGGATACCCTGGGTGCTAAGAGCGATGAGACCAGAGATCACGCCCTCAGATTAAAAAGGCTGGCTCAAAAGCTGGGAAAAGAAGTGGGCGTTTCCAATTCCGAGCTGAATAGACTGGCGCTTCTGGCCACCCTGCACGATATCGGCAAGACGACCATCCCCGGCCGAATTCTGACCAAACCGGGTGATCTGACGGAGAATGAATGGTATCAGATCAAAAAACATCCGGAAAAAGGTTATATGATAGCTTCGGCCTCCGATGAATTTGCCGTGATAGCTGAAGAAGTGCTTTCGCATCACGAGCACTGGGACGGCAGCGGCTACCCGCGGGGGCTTGAGGGCGAGGAAATTCCTTTCCTGGCCCGGATCATTTCTATCGTCGATGCCTATGATGTCATGACCTCAGGCCGTCCCTACAAAAAAGCTGTAAAGAAAGAAAAGGCCTTAAAAGAAATAAAGGAAAATGCCGGAAGCCAGTTTGATCCCGAGCTGGCCCGCGCCTTTATCGATATTATGCGGGATGACGATGAATGA
- a CDS encoding DUF5723 family protein, protein MLSLAVILALTGFTARADYSTMSIGKGGTGVIDTGITALPNNPAGVHFDTGSFSLRGDFILGAGNTYLDSDDLRDAVDEDFEDIIEELGEEGISAYGNLNTGAKFRAGPIGGFSGSITGFAGGEARASGEMGSGVFRFLEDLEDVDFDNVQVGDLEEWDPMNLDDTEFGYSATVDYGASLSYDITERAGESVAEFFSGEDREMRVNRLAVGGTYKYKDGAVGEFSTEGQMEFVDKTSFFTEEIADIDENDLDEKLIVPNTPDVVKVEGKYSDSDDTASGSAVDLGVYGEFNERFSLGFSIKNVIGSLSTSSGTIIDGEMDIDAEEVAKKIEDGQDEPEDLIEDYEEIISEQLDYDEETGSISYRLPMIINLGGAYQASEDVEVSGKVAHARHDVGPNDTRLAAGVETTRLNPVDLRAGANYSSLRESVSLSAGAGFDLGPMQADLAFSDLRGIFSSAKSFDAAIEFGLEF, encoded by the coding sequence TTGCTGTCTCTTGCTGTCATCCTGGCTCTGACAGGTTTTACCGCCCGGGCTGATTATTCCACCATGAGCATCGGTAAGGGCGGAACGGGAGTGATTGATACAGGCATAACCGCTCTGCCCAACAATCCGGCGGGAGTTCACTTTGATACGGGGAGCTTTTCCCTGCGCGGAGATTTTATTCTGGGAGCCGGCAATACATATCTCGATTCTGATGATCTGCGGGATGCTGTGGACGAGGATTTTGAGGATATCATAGAGGAGCTGGGCGAAGAAGGGATCAGCGCCTACGGTAATTTGAACACGGGAGCTAAATTTAGAGCCGGTCCGATAGGCGGATTTTCCGGATCCATAACCGGGTTCGCCGGCGGTGAGGCCCGCGCTTCGGGCGAGATGGGCTCCGGTGTTTTCCGATTTCTGGAGGATCTGGAGGATGTGGACTTCGATAATGTACAGGTCGGTGATTTAGAAGAATGGGATCCCATGAACCTTGATGACACCGAATTTGGCTACAGTGCCACCGTCGATTACGGTGCCAGTCTCTCATATGATATAACCGAGCGGGCCGGAGAGAGCGTGGCTGAATTTTTCTCCGGTGAAGATCGCGAAATGCGGGTAAACCGGCTGGCCGTCGGCGGCACCTACAAGTACAAGGATGGAGCAGTAGGAGAGTTCAGTACAGAGGGGCAGATGGAATTTGTCGATAAGACGAGTTTTTTCACAGAAGAAATTGCCGATATTGACGAAAATGATCTTGATGAAAAATTAATCGTACCTAATACTCCTGATGTGGTGAAAGTTGAGGGTAAATACTCCGATTCCGATGATACGGCCAGCGGCTCGGCTGTCGATCTGGGGGTTTACGGTGAATTCAACGAGCGTTTTTCTCTGGGCTTTTCGATTAAAAATGTTATCGGCTCGCTTTCGACCAGCAGCGGCACCATAATAGATGGTGAAATGGATATAGACGCTGAGGAGGTAGCAAAAAAAATTGAAGATGGCCAAGATGAACCAGAAGATCTTATAGAAGATTATGAAGAAATAATCAGCGAGCAGCTGGATTATGATGAGGAGACCGGTTCCATATCCTACCGTCTGCCGATGATAATCAATCTGGGCGGTGCCTACCAGGCCAGCGAGGATGTGGAAGTATCGGGCAAGGTTGCTCATGCCCGGCACGATGTGGGGCCGAATGATACCCGGCTGGCGGCCGGCGTGGAAACAACCCGTTTAAATCCGGTGGATCTTAGAGCCGGCGCGAATTATTCTTCTCTGCGCGAGAGCGTCTCCTTAAGCGCCGGAGCTGGTTTTGATCTGGGCCCCATGCAGGCTGATCTGGCCTTTTCCGATCTGCGCGGTATTTTCAGCAGCGCTAAAAGCTTCGATGCAGCTATAGAATTTGGCCTGGAATTTTAA